From a region of the Microbacterium sp. nov. GSS16 genome:
- a CDS encoding RNA degradosome polyphosphate kinase codes for MMEPALVDTGLGDAEDDDFDAHEAPDAVLPDHRYHDRELSWLAFNQRVLELAEDPSLPELERANFLAIFASNLDEFFMVRVAGLKRRILTGLAVPTNVGRSPSDVLADISHDAHALQLRHAAAWNDLVRPALADAGIEITEWDDLTDAERGALGEYFQAQVFPVLMPLAVDPAHPFPYISGLSLNLAIRIRNARTGRQDFARLKVPTMLPRFVEVPGTSPITRFIRLEELIANHLGDLFPGMEVLDHHAFRLTRNEDVEIEEDESENLIQALEAELLRRRFGPPIRLEITDDMDEVTLELLIRELDITDQEVYRLPGPLDLRGLFDLGRLDRPDLRYPPHLPTTAVAFQPGDSNERSDIFRAIRKADVLVHHPYESFATSVQAFLEQAARDPHVLAIKQTLYRTSGDSPIVQALIDAAESGKQVLALVEVKARFDEANNIVWARKLEKAGVHVVYGLVGLKTHCKLALIIREEEGVLRHYSHIGTGNYNPKTSRIYEDFGLFTADPQVGKDLTRLFNELSGYAIEKKFKHLLVAPRHLRKGLLRHIDAERANAEAGKPARIRIKVNSMVDEEIIDGLYRASMAGVEVEVWVRGICSLRVDLPGVSDNITVRSILGRYLEHSRLFMFENDGDPIVYIGSADMMHRNLDRRVEALVRLRDPAHLQELHDLFDLAMDPQTNSWHLGAGGEWKRVAEAEGKPLVDLQDLTMASVQGRRRRSKRAIR; via the coding sequence ATGATGGAACCCGCCCTTGTCGACACCGGTCTCGGGGATGCCGAAGACGACGACTTCGATGCCCACGAGGCTCCGGACGCGGTGCTGCCCGACCACCGCTACCACGACCGCGAGCTGAGCTGGCTGGCCTTCAACCAGCGCGTGCTCGAACTGGCCGAGGATCCATCCCTGCCGGAGCTCGAGCGGGCGAACTTCCTCGCGATCTTCGCCAGCAATCTCGACGAGTTCTTCATGGTCAGGGTGGCCGGCCTCAAGCGCCGCATCCTCACCGGCCTCGCCGTGCCAACCAACGTCGGCCGTTCGCCGAGCGACGTGCTCGCCGACATCTCGCACGATGCGCACGCTCTTCAGCTGCGTCACGCGGCCGCATGGAACGATCTCGTGCGCCCGGCTCTCGCGGACGCCGGGATCGAGATCACCGAGTGGGACGACCTCACCGACGCCGAGCGCGGTGCGCTCGGGGAGTACTTCCAGGCTCAGGTCTTCCCGGTGCTCATGCCTCTCGCCGTCGACCCCGCGCACCCGTTCCCCTACATCTCGGGTCTGTCGCTGAACCTCGCGATCCGCATCCGCAACGCCCGCACGGGCCGGCAGGACTTCGCCCGCCTCAAGGTGCCGACCATGCTCCCGCGTTTCGTGGAGGTGCCGGGCACCAGCCCGATCACCCGCTTCATCCGTCTCGAAGAGCTCATCGCGAACCACCTCGGCGATCTCTTCCCCGGTATGGAGGTGCTCGACCACCACGCGTTCCGACTCACCCGCAACGAGGACGTCGAGATCGAGGAGGATGAGAGCGAGAACCTCATCCAGGCGCTCGAGGCCGAGCTGTTGCGGCGTCGGTTCGGCCCCCCGATCCGCCTCGAGATCACCGACGACATGGACGAGGTGACCCTCGAGCTGCTGATCAGAGAGCTCGACATCACCGACCAGGAGGTCTACCGGCTGCCCGGCCCGCTCGATCTTCGCGGGCTGTTCGATCTGGGCCGTCTGGATCGCCCTGATCTGCGCTATCCGCCGCACCTGCCCACCACCGCCGTGGCTTTCCAGCCGGGTGACAGCAACGAGCGCTCCGACATCTTCCGCGCCATCCGCAAGGCCGACGTGCTCGTGCACCACCCCTACGAATCCTTCGCGACGAGCGTGCAGGCGTTCCTCGAGCAGGCGGCCCGCGACCCGCATGTGCTCGCCATCAAGCAGACGCTGTACCGCACCTCCGGCGACAGCCCGATCGTGCAGGCGCTGATCGACGCGGCGGAATCAGGCAAGCAGGTGCTCGCCCTCGTCGAGGTGAAGGCGCGCTTCGACGAGGCGAACAACATCGTCTGGGCGCGCAAGCTCGAGAAGGCCGGCGTGCACGTCGTGTACGGCCTGGTCGGGCTGAAGACGCACTGCAAGCTCGCGCTGATCATTCGCGAGGAGGAGGGCGTGCTGCGCCACTACTCCCACATCGGCACGGGGAACTACAACCCGAAGACCAGCCGGATCTACGAGGACTTCGGCCTGTTCACCGCAGACCCGCAGGTCGGCAAGGACCTCACCCGGCTGTTCAACGAGCTCAGCGGCTATGCGATCGAGAAGAAGTTCAAGCACCTGCTCGTCGCACCCCGCCATCTGCGCAAGGGACTGCTGCGGCACATCGACGCGGAGCGGGCGAACGCCGAGGCGGGCAAGCCCGCCCGCATCCGGATCAAGGTCAACTCGATGGTCGACGAGGAGATCATCGACGGTCTCTACCGCGCCAGCATGGCCGGCGTGGAGGTCGAGGTCTGGGTGCGCGGCATCTGCAGCCTGAGAGTCGACCTGCCGGGCGTCAGCGACAACATCACCGTGCGCAGCATCCTCGGGCGCTACCTGGAGCACTCGCGGCTGTTCATGTTCGAGAACGACGGCGACCCGATCGTCTACATCGGCAGCGCCGACATGATGCACCGCAACCTCGACCGCCGTGTCGAGGCGCTGGTGCGACTGCGCGACCCCGCTCACCTGCAGGAGCTGCACGACCTGTTCGACCTGGCGATGGATCCGCAGACCAACTCCTGGCATCTGGGCGCGGGCGGTGAATGGAAGCGCGTCGCCGAGGCCGAGGGCAAGCCCCTGGTCGATCTGCAGGATCTGACGATGGCCAGCGTGCAGGGCCGTCGGCGACGCAGCAAGCGCGCGATCCGATGA